In a genomic window of Roseiflexus castenholzii DSM 13941:
- a CDS encoding glycosyltransferase family 2 protein, giving the protein MNRPVTVVTVNYNHSHYLPAYLDSLRRSSYPISNMIVVDNDSTDESLALLRSYPDVTVLANQRNIGYSAALNQAIRCAQTNLVCATGPDVVVDANWLGPLVAYYQRNPETIFAVASRVLTMDRMQVQSAGGSLHFCGHLCVYEMWEPVISTDDTTPHEVGAIDSTSALFDREKFLAIGGCDPDFFVYHEEFDYCYRARMRGWTCWYHPGSVVYHGEGSAEFSVRGSGAYPRKRPFLHTRNRLLSVFKNYQMRTIVAILPALLLVELLTLFALWRLGLHGAYGDAARWLWRYRKETALKRTIVQRSRRVDDGRLLSADALTISPALLNSPTMRLAKGALDRMLALYWRGVRGVLYPSRRWYDHRTLRSARDRTDKRR; this is encoded by the coding sequence ATGAACCGCCCAGTTACCGTTGTGACCGTGAACTATAACCACAGCCACTACCTCCCGGCGTACCTCGACTCGCTGCGTCGCAGCAGTTACCCGATCAGCAACATGATCGTCGTTGACAACGATTCAACTGATGAATCGCTTGCTCTTTTGCGCTCATATCCTGATGTTACGGTCTTGGCAAATCAGCGCAACATCGGGTACTCCGCCGCACTCAACCAGGCGATCCGGTGCGCACAGACGAATCTGGTGTGCGCCACCGGACCCGATGTGGTGGTTGACGCCAACTGGCTCGGTCCGTTGGTGGCATACTATCAGCGCAATCCAGAGACTATATTTGCGGTTGCATCTCGTGTTCTGACGATGGACCGTATGCAGGTGCAATCAGCAGGCGGAAGTCTCCATTTCTGCGGGCACCTCTGCGTCTACGAGATGTGGGAACCGGTGATCTCGACGGATGACACGACGCCGCACGAGGTCGGCGCAATTGACTCGACCTCAGCGTTGTTTGATCGCGAGAAGTTTCTGGCAATCGGCGGGTGCGACCCGGATTTTTTTGTCTATCACGAGGAATTCGACTACTGCTATCGGGCACGTATGCGCGGCTGGACATGCTGGTATCATCCTGGATCGGTCGTTTATCATGGCGAGGGATCGGCGGAGTTTTCCGTGCGCGGCAGCGGCGCCTATCCACGCAAACGCCCCTTCCTGCACACGCGGAATCGGCTGCTGTCGGTGTTCAAAAATTACCAGATGCGCACGATTGTCGCCATCCTGCCGGCGCTGCTCCTGGTAGAATTGCTGACGCTCTTCGCCTTATGGCGCCTGGGGCTGCACGGCGCGTATGGCGACGCCGCGCGCTGGCTGTGGCGTTATCGCAAAGAAACCGCGCTTAAGCGCACAATCGTCCAGCGATCACGTCGAGTTGATGATGGTCGCCTGTTGAGCGCCGACGCCCTGACCATCTCGCCCGCCCTGCTCAATTCGCCAACGATGCGATTGGCAAAAGGGGCGCTTGATCGTATGCTGGCGCTGTACTGGCGTGGAGTGCGCGGGGTATTGTATCCGTCGAGAAGGTGGTATGACCATCGGACACTTCGCAGTGCAAGGGACCGAACTGACAAAAGACGATGA
- a CDS encoding glycosyltransferase family 2 protein: MTIGHFAVQGTELTKDDDGLRPLLSTVIVNSDGCADTLRCMESLCAHPPDLAALAPRAGALPEHEIILVDNRSRDGCVTLVRERFPAVRILESPARQGFSKNYNLGIRHANGVFVLALNNDTLVHPGALTTLLNAILDTPAYGMVGPRLIGRDGWVQAVCARPVLTPLEYLLTQSIADPGFPIGRLWLLSQQISVARRRSGSVPCISGACMLVRRTAFEQAGLFDEAVDFYYEDIEWCHRMACHGWQVGYVAEATITHLGDQSIRNVKVWAKKSEYFSALRYFRRYHGLTDEGARVLRAATSFGWLMRGIAFVLAEGLFGLKGHARAYLYLWHWILRDPSARPDRVESQ, translated from the coding sequence ATGACCATCGGACACTTCGCAGTGCAAGGGACCGAACTGACAAAAGACGATGACGGACTGCGACCACTCCTGTCAACCGTCATTGTCAACAGTGACGGTTGCGCCGACACACTGCGCTGCATGGAGTCGCTCTGTGCGCATCCGCCGGACCTTGCGGCGCTGGCGCCGCGCGCTGGCGCGCTGCCGGAGCACGAGATCATTCTGGTAGACAATCGGTCACGCGATGGATGCGTGACGCTGGTGCGCGAGCGTTTTCCCGCAGTCCGCATTCTTGAGTCACCGGCGCGCCAGGGATTTTCAAAAAACTACAATCTTGGGATTCGACACGCGAACGGTGTATTTGTTCTGGCGCTCAATAACGACACCCTCGTTCATCCTGGCGCCCTGACGACGCTGTTGAACGCCATCCTTGACACTCCTGCGTATGGGATGGTTGGTCCGCGCCTGATTGGGCGCGATGGCTGGGTGCAGGCGGTATGCGCACGCCCGGTGCTGACGCCTCTGGAATACCTCCTGACGCAATCAATTGCCGATCCTGGCTTCCCTATCGGACGGTTATGGCTGCTCTCCCAGCAGATAAGCGTGGCGCGTCGGCGGAGCGGTTCTGTCCCTTGCATCAGCGGCGCGTGCATGCTGGTGCGACGCACGGCGTTTGAACAGGCAGGATTGTTCGATGAAGCGGTCGATTTCTACTACGAAGATATCGAATGGTGTCACCGTATGGCATGCCATGGCTGGCAGGTAGGGTATGTCGCGGAAGCGACCATTACCCATCTCGGCGATCAATCGATCAGAAATGTCAAAGTCTGGGCAAAGAAGAGCGAATACTTCAGCGCGCTGCGCTACTTTCGCAGGTACCACGGACTCACCGATGAAGGGGCGCGTGTGCTGCGCGCAGCGACCTCGTTTGGCTGGTTGATGCGCGGCATTGCTTTCGTGCTGGCTGAAGGGTTGTTCGGGCTGAAAGGGCACGCGCGCGCCTATCTCTATCTCTGGCACTGGATTCTGCGCGATCCGTCCGCCAGACCTGACCGGGTAGAGAGTCAATGA
- a CDS encoding glycosyltransferase family 4 protein gives MTAIHRSERRLLMISYYYAPTENPGTRRVGAFVRYLPQYGYRPAVLTTSSYGALADDEERLIFRAPDILDIGRWLARRIKNGQVAATGTSWSPIVTPDSTLSRALNKILIPDIHTGWLPGAVLRGIQVLRAGTFRAIFSSAPPPSAHLTALALKRLSGLPWVADFRDGWTFEPPDPTLLRSVARMRIERALEEAVVRNADQIVTVNQVLADDLRRRHPFVNVTVISNGYDAAEVGTLRPHTKGERLRVVHTGALAHSRSHTNVAGLLAALDNLRQNRSSVLADLEVCFIGNLGAAEQEALTCNGRRRPITIQGPVPHHEALQRQAEADVLLLVTAPNAASVTTSKLFEYLASGRPILALTGRSAAAALIEEFNAGIVVAPDDVDGICRALEWFYERWCSNNLPTRVDPRVQRFERRSLTGELAKIFDTLM, from the coding sequence ATGACTGCCATACATCGTTCAGAACGGCGTCTTTTGATGATCAGTTACTACTATGCGCCGACAGAGAACCCCGGCACGCGACGGGTTGGGGCATTCGTGCGCTATCTGCCACAGTATGGGTATCGTCCGGCGGTGCTGACGACATCGAGTTACGGTGCGCTCGCTGATGATGAGGAGCGCCTGATCTTCCGCGCGCCCGACATCCTGGACATTGGGCGCTGGCTTGCCCGTCGCATCAAGAATGGGCAAGTCGCAGCAACCGGCACGTCGTGGTCGCCTATCGTGACGCCAGATAGCACACTGTCGCGCGCACTGAACAAGATTCTCATTCCCGATATTCATACCGGATGGCTCCCCGGCGCGGTTTTGCGCGGCATTCAAGTGCTGCGCGCCGGGACATTCCGCGCAATTTTCAGCAGTGCGCCGCCGCCATCGGCGCACCTGACTGCACTGGCACTGAAGCGGTTGTCCGGCTTGCCCTGGGTCGCCGATTTTCGTGATGGCTGGACGTTCGAGCCGCCTGATCCGACGCTCCTGCGTTCAGTTGCTCGAATGCGCATTGAACGAGCGCTGGAAGAGGCGGTCGTGCGCAATGCCGATCAGATCGTGACCGTCAATCAGGTGCTTGCGGATGATCTGCGACGAAGGCATCCGTTTGTGAATGTCACGGTGATCAGCAACGGATATGACGCTGCTGAAGTTGGAACACTGCGACCGCACACGAAGGGAGAGCGTTTGCGAGTTGTTCATACCGGCGCTCTTGCGCACAGCCGTAGCCACACGAACGTTGCCGGGTTGCTTGCGGCTTTGGACAACTTGCGACAGAATCGGTCGTCTGTCCTGGCAGACCTCGAGGTTTGTTTTATTGGAAACCTGGGAGCAGCAGAGCAGGAGGCGCTTACATGCAACGGTCGTCGGCGCCCCATCACAATCCAGGGTCCTGTGCCGCACCACGAAGCGCTTCAGCGTCAGGCGGAGGCCGATGTGTTACTCCTGGTGACTGCCCCCAACGCCGCCAGCGTCACGACCAGCAAACTCTTCGAGTACCTCGCCAGCGGACGACCCATCCTGGCGCTGACCGGGCGCTCGGCGGCTGCGGCGCTCATCGAGGAGTTCAATGCCGGAATTGTCGTTGCACCTGATGATGTGGACGGCATCTGCCGGGCGCTTGAATGGTTCTACGAACGCTGGTGCTCGAACAATCTGCCAACGCGCGTCGATCCGCGCGTGCAGCGCTTCGAACGCCGCAGCCTGACCGGAGAGCTGGCGAAGATCTTCGATACACTGATGTAG
- a CDS encoding glycosyltransferase: MRILFISYYFPPYNIIASLRVGKTAKYLRQFGHEVRIVTARNLPYPADLPFEVPSEHVIATPWVDVSMPHTLATRLRRHRSGVVALFDKAPAGQMQYTIALRLLDAYRALVAFPDDAIGWFPFGWNAAQRLLKRWRPDVLVASSGPPTSLLIANALHQQYNLPWVGELRDLWTDNHYYSYPMWRRVLETWLERRTLRTAAGLVTVSEPLAHALRLRYNLPTEVVLNGFDPADYPPMRPTRADPQLTIVYTGTIYRINQRAAPLFAALQRLGARAARVRVTVYSHSISGIVAIRSEAQQYGVEHLLDVRDAVPHREALAQQRAADVLLLLLWNDPRERGVYTGKLFEYLGARRPILGIGPADNVAADLIRERRAGMVSADPVEIAGQLTRWLDAKECGGIPDLPASASAGLSREEQTRRLERFLGQVIDRYNISSDT, translated from the coding sequence TTGCGTATTCTGTTCATATCCTACTACTTCCCGCCCTACAACATCATCGCATCGCTGCGCGTCGGCAAAACGGCAAAGTATCTGCGTCAGTTCGGGCACGAGGTGCGGATCGTGACGGCGCGTAACCTGCCGTATCCCGCCGATCTGCCGTTTGAGGTTCCTTCTGAACACGTCATCGCCACTCCCTGGGTCGATGTCAGCATGCCTCACACGCTCGCCACCCGCCTCCGTCGCCATCGATCCGGCGTTGTGGCGCTCTTCGACAAAGCCCCCGCAGGACAGATGCAGTACACCATTGCGTTGCGCCTGCTCGACGCCTACCGTGCGCTGGTTGCGTTCCCTGACGATGCGATTGGCTGGTTCCCGTTCGGGTGGAACGCAGCACAACGCCTGCTGAAGCGGTGGCGCCCGGATGTGCTTGTCGCCAGCAGCGGACCGCCGACGTCGCTGCTGATCGCCAACGCCCTTCACCAGCAGTACAATCTGCCGTGGGTCGGCGAACTGCGTGATCTCTGGACGGACAATCACTACTATTCATATCCGATGTGGCGGCGCGTGCTGGAAACATGGCTCGAACGCCGGACGCTGCGCACAGCCGCAGGGCTGGTCACCGTCTCCGAGCCGCTGGCGCACGCTCTGCGCTTGCGCTATAACCTGCCGACAGAGGTCGTGTTGAACGGGTTCGACCCCGCCGACTATCCACCAATGCGACCGACGCGCGCCGATCCGCAGTTGACCATTGTGTACACCGGAACGATCTATCGCATCAACCAGCGCGCCGCACCGCTCTTCGCCGCGCTGCAACGCCTGGGGGCGCGCGCTGCGCGAGTGCGTGTGACAGTCTACAGCCACAGTATCAGCGGCATTGTGGCAATCCGGTCCGAAGCGCAGCAGTATGGCGTCGAACATCTGCTCGATGTCCGCGACGCCGTTCCGCACCGCGAGGCGCTGGCGCAGCAGCGCGCCGCCGATGTGCTGTTGCTCCTGTTGTGGAACGACCCGCGCGAGCGCGGCGTCTACACCGGCAAACTTTTCGAGTATCTGGGAGCGCGCCGTCCAATCCTGGGCATTGGACCCGCCGACAATGTGGCGGCTGACCTGATCCGCGAGCGGCGGGCAGGGATGGTCTCCGCCGATCCCGTTGAGATTGCCGGGCAACTCACGCGCTGGCTGGACGCGAAAGAGTGCGGCGGCATCCCGGACCTACCGGCGTCGGCGTCCGCCGGATTGTCGCGCGAGGAGCAGACGCGCCGCCTGGAGAGGTTTTTGGGTCAAGTCATCGATAGATACAACATTTCATCTGATACATAA
- a CDS encoding class I SAM-dependent methyltransferase, protein MPQLLDYPTYAWQVWRGARSRGEADLDRCRRADVAGYVDFSRPLTILDLANGRLRPQYAILRAQGHRVVGIDLVNRPVTSWKARAYAVARALYAKRLRLPPAVMRANALVCGDVGRLPFPDATFDLVTSVAAFEHFLDVPAVVAEVARVLKPGGVVWAAIHVFTAPSGGHNLSFAEVPLRHVPPGVDPWDHLRRRQLPFSVPLNEWRIRDYLAVFGRHFEIIRHYCHMREGEHLLTPEIEAELTARGYTRDELTCGAYVIAARR, encoded by the coding sequence ATGCCCCAACTCCTCGACTATCCCACATATGCCTGGCAGGTCTGGCGCGGCGCGCGTTCGCGCGGCGAAGCCGACCTGGATCGCTGCCGACGCGCGGATGTCGCCGGGTATGTGGATTTTTCCCGTCCGCTGACGATCCTCGACCTGGCGAATGGTCGTCTGCGCCCGCAGTACGCCATCCTGCGCGCACAGGGGCATCGGGTGGTCGGCATCGATCTGGTCAATCGTCCTGTCACATCGTGGAAAGCGCGCGCCTATGCGGTTGCGCGCGCGCTCTACGCCAAGCGGCTGCGGTTGCCGCCAGCAGTGATGCGCGCGAATGCGCTGGTGTGCGGCGATGTCGGGCGCCTGCCGTTCCCGGACGCAACCTTCGACCTGGTGACATCGGTGGCGGCATTCGAGCATTTTCTCGATGTTCCGGCAGTGGTTGCGGAGGTGGCGCGGGTGCTGAAACCCGGCGGCGTGGTCTGGGCGGCGATCCACGTCTTCACCGCCCCGTCCGGCGGGCACAACCTGAGTTTCGCCGAGGTGCCGCTGCGCCACGTGCCGCCGGGAGTCGACCCATGGGATCACTTGCGGCGGCGTCAGTTGCCGTTTTCCGTCCCGCTCAACGAGTGGCGCATTCGCGATTATCTTGCGGTGTTCGGGCGGCATTTCGAGATCATCCGCCATTACTGCCATATGCGGGAGGGCGAACATCTGCTGACGCCGGAAATCGAGGCGGAACTTACGGCGCGCGGCTACACCCGCGACGAACTGACATGCGGCGCGTATGTGATCGCGGCAAGACGCTGA
- a CDS encoding Gfo/Idh/MocA family protein, translated as MADTSQQSRQTATRRRIPPVAVIGCGYWGKNLVRNFYHLGALAMVCDSTEAGRAAAAQIAPDVPVVASLDEVTAGAVVIATPAVTHYDLARQALETGRDVFVEKPLALTYAQGARLVQIAREQRRILMVGHVLEYHPAVVRLIDMVRSGALGDIYYIYSNRLSLGKVRREENILWSFAPHDIAIILRLLGAMPVQVSAAGGNYIQPNIADVTVTNLLFDNGVRAHIHVSWLHPFKEQRLVVIGSQKMASFDDVAKELVLYDQRVEVREGEPVPVRGAGERVAFDATEPLRLECEAFLRAVLTREPPLTDGESGLRVLRVLQAAQRSLVTNGEPVPLLVETLQDQG; from the coding sequence ATGGCAGATACCTCTCAACAATCCCGGCAAACCGCGACCCGGCGCCGGATTCCGCCGGTTGCGGTCATCGGATGCGGCTACTGGGGCAAAAACCTGGTGCGCAATTTTTACCACCTCGGCGCGCTGGCGATGGTCTGTGATTCGACCGAAGCAGGGCGCGCAGCGGCGGCGCAGATTGCGCCGGATGTGCCGGTGGTCGCCAGCCTCGATGAAGTCACCGCTGGCGCCGTGGTGATTGCGACGCCGGCCGTCACGCACTACGATCTGGCGCGCCAGGCGCTGGAGACCGGACGCGATGTGTTCGTCGAAAAGCCGCTGGCGCTGACATACGCGCAGGGAGCGCGGCTGGTGCAGATTGCGCGCGAACAACGCCGCATCCTGATGGTCGGGCATGTCCTCGAATACCATCCCGCCGTGGTGCGCCTGATCGACATGGTGCGCAGCGGCGCGTTAGGGGATATCTACTATATCTACTCCAACCGCCTGAGCCTGGGCAAGGTGCGACGCGAAGAGAACATTCTGTGGAGTTTCGCGCCGCACGACATTGCCATCATTCTGCGGCTGCTCGGCGCGATGCCGGTGCAGGTTTCAGCCGCAGGCGGCAACTATATTCAGCCAAATATCGCCGATGTCACGGTGACGAATCTGCTGTTCGACAACGGTGTGCGCGCGCACATCCACGTCTCCTGGCTGCACCCGTTCAAGGAGCAGCGCCTGGTCGTCATCGGTTCGCAGAAAATGGCAAGTTTCGATGATGTGGCAAAAGAACTCGTGCTCTACGATCAGCGCGTTGAGGTGCGTGAAGGGGAGCCGGTGCCGGTACGCGGCGCCGGTGAACGGGTTGCCTTCGATGCGACTGAACCGCTGCGTCTGGAGTGTGAAGCGTTTTTGCGCGCCGTCTTGACCCGCGAACCACCGCTGACCGACGGTGAAAGCGGGTTGCGGGTGCTGCGCGTGCTCCAGGCAGCGCAGCGCTCCCTGGTGACGAATGGCGAGCCGGTGCCGTTACTTGTGGAAACGTTGCAGGATCAAGGATAA
- a CDS encoding glycosyltransferase family 39 protein: MSIVLLALSLWNLDGPAMWWDEGWTLSVARNWAEQGHYGRLRNGQRARPGLEAAFTTTLPVGMMMRAFGVGLWQGRLFGALCAVAVVLLLAALAARLYDRRVAVATVVAALCMTAFPTIHPLLLGRRVLAEIPMLMYLLVGYLFLWRALVNRWVALFPAALFLALAWVSKAQLSPFLIVSLTMSALVAALMRRWRIAALFTLVAGGTVLGARILQQSVYPILIDAQLPPDPTTGLIETVAIVTAPARRLDAIQNLAIFGLPALCGMLWGTWRLWHDRSAASSGAPVWYTRLTLLALCGSWLAWYLVFSIGWVRYMGPAIIVASIFVADLLANATDGFAIRHSLVSLINLLTLRRWTRTGGAALFGTVLVLWGGTLTAVSVAATYPVRDYSAQRVAQWLNAQPEGTRIETYETELHFLLDQPYTFPPDQVHVALLRRLWEIDDNVLIAYDPMVNDPDFLVEGGTSVAKLYESTLASGRFRLVLEDGPYRVFERVR, from the coding sequence TTGAGCATCGTACTTTTAGCGTTGAGCCTCTGGAATCTCGATGGACCAGCGATGTGGTGGGACGAGGGATGGACCCTATCGGTTGCGAGAAATTGGGCGGAGCAGGGGCACTACGGACGCCTGCGCAATGGTCAGCGAGCGCGCCCTGGTCTGGAGGCGGCTTTCACTACAACGTTGCCGGTTGGAATGATGATGCGCGCATTTGGTGTGGGTCTCTGGCAGGGACGACTCTTCGGAGCACTCTGTGCTGTGGCAGTTGTCCTGCTGTTGGCGGCGCTCGCAGCCAGATTGTATGACCGGCGCGTCGCGGTTGCGACAGTCGTTGCCGCCCTGTGTATGACCGCATTTCCGACAATCCATCCATTGCTGCTGGGACGCCGGGTGCTAGCAGAGATACCGATGCTAATGTATCTGCTGGTCGGATATCTGTTCCTATGGCGTGCGCTTGTCAATCGATGGGTCGCACTCTTCCCGGCGGCATTGTTTCTCGCGCTAGCCTGGGTGAGCAAAGCGCAACTCTCACCTTTCCTGATTGTATCGCTGACAATGTCCGCGCTAGTCGCCGCGCTGATGCGCCGATGGCGCATTGCCGCTCTTTTCACTCTCGTTGCAGGCGGAACAGTGCTTGGCGCCAGGATCCTTCAGCAATCGGTCTATCCGATTCTGATCGACGCTCAACTGCCGCCAGACCCAACAACAGGACTGATTGAAACCGTTGCCATCGTGACCGCCCCCGCTCGTCGCCTCGATGCCATCCAGAATCTCGCCATCTTTGGGCTTCCTGCTCTTTGTGGCATGCTCTGGGGGACGTGGCGACTGTGGCATGATCGCTCTGCAGCCAGCAGCGGCGCGCCGGTCTGGTATACTCGCCTGACCTTGCTCGCACTATGCGGCAGCTGGCTAGCATGGTACCTCGTGTTTTCCATCGGATGGGTGCGTTACATGGGGCCTGCCATTATTGTCGCGAGCATTTTTGTAGCTGACCTTCTAGCAAACGCTACCGATGGCTTTGCCATTCGGCATAGTCTCGTGTCGCTAATCAACCTTCTCACGTTACGCCGGTGGACACGGACGGGCGGAGCGGCGTTGTTCGGCACAGTGCTCGTACTCTGGGGAGGAACGTTGACAGCGGTAAGCGTTGCCGCCACCTATCCGGTACGCGACTATTCCGCTCAGCGCGTGGCGCAGTGGCTCAATGCGCAACCGGAAGGAACGAGGATCGAAACGTATGAGACTGAGCTTCACTTTTTGCTTGATCAACCCTATACTTTTCCGCCAGACCAGGTGCATGTTGCGTTGCTGCGACGCCTCTGGGAAATAGACGATAACGTGCTGATCGCCTATGATCCGATGGTCAACGACCCGGATTTCCTGGTAGAGGGCGGAACAAGCGTTGCCAAACTGTATGAGTCGACACTGGCAAGCGGACGATTCCGTCTCGTGCTGGAAGATGGACCTTACCGTGTATTCGAGCGAGTGCGCTAA
- the wecB gene encoding non-hydrolyzing UDP-N-acetylglucosamine 2-epimerase has product MSKPLTIVTIVGARPQFIKAAAVSRVLRARHREVLVHTGQHYDANMSAIFFDELGIPPPDVNLAVGSAGHGAQTGAMLAKIEEVLLAEHPDWVLVYGDTNSTLAGALAAAKLRIPVAHVEAGLRSFNRAMPEEINRVLTDHLSDLLLCPSQTAIDNLAREGITRSVILVGDVMADALRLAAERADTPVLESFGVQPGDYALATVHRAENTDDPLRLQGILIGLTLLDMPVIFPAHPRARRAIAALEWTPPAHVRLVEPVGYLGMVALMRGARVILTDSGGVQKEAYWLGVPCVTLRDETEWVETVAHGWNTLVGADPERIVAAARQPYPTTPHPPLYGDGHAAERCVAALEKGGEG; this is encoded by the coding sequence ATGAGCAAACCCTTGACCATCGTCACCATTGTCGGCGCGCGACCGCAGTTCATCAAGGCAGCCGCCGTGAGTCGCGTGTTGCGAGCGCGTCACCGCGAGGTGCTGGTACACACCGGGCAGCATTACGACGCCAATATGTCGGCGATCTTCTTTGACGAACTAGGCATTCCGCCGCCCGATGTCAACCTGGCGGTCGGCTCCGCCGGCCATGGCGCGCAGACCGGCGCAATGCTGGCGAAGATTGAAGAGGTATTGCTGGCGGAACACCCGGATTGGGTGTTGGTGTATGGCGACACCAACTCCACGCTGGCAGGCGCGCTGGCGGCGGCAAAATTGCGCATCCCCGTCGCCCACGTCGAAGCCGGGCTACGCAGTTTCAACCGCGCCATGCCAGAAGAGATCAACCGGGTATTGACCGATCACCTGTCCGATCTGCTCCTTTGCCCAAGCCAAACCGCTATCGATAACCTGGCGCGCGAAGGAATCACCCGCAGCGTCATACTGGTCGGCGATGTGATGGCAGACGCGCTGCGGTTGGCTGCCGAACGTGCCGACACCCCAGTTCTGGAGTCGTTCGGCGTCCAGCCAGGCGACTACGCGCTTGCAACCGTCCATCGCGCCGAAAACACCGATGACCCGCTGCGTTTGCAGGGCATTCTGATCGGTCTGACGCTGCTGGACATGCCGGTCATCTTTCCGGCGCACCCGCGCGCGCGCCGCGCAATTGCCGCGCTCGAATGGACTCCGCCTGCCCACGTGCGCCTGGTCGAACCGGTCGGTTACCTGGGCATGGTCGCCCTCATGCGCGGCGCGCGCGTTATCCTGACCGATTCAGGCGGGGTGCAGAAGGAAGCGTACTGGCTTGGCGTCCCCTGCGTGACGCTGCGCGACGAGACCGAATGGGTCGAGACAGTCGCCCATGGATGGAACACCCTGGTCGGCGCCGATCCCGAACGGATCGTAGCCGCTGCGCGCCAGCCCTATCCGACAACGCCGCACCCGCCGCTCTACGGCGATGGTCACGCCGCCGAACGGTGCGTGGCAGCGCTTGAAAAAGGGGGGGAAGGTTGA